GCACCTGCTAACTGGTTAAAGTCCGGCACGCGCCAAATGCTCGCATGAAACTGAGATCGAGATTGAGATAGGGGGGATggggatacggatacggatacggatggATGGGTGGATTAATAGGTGGGAAAAACATACACaaaacgaaaatcaaaaacgAAATTTCGTTCCTGGCAAAGGatctttgttttcgttttaaCTTTGATTCTTTTCTTTATTCATTTGGCACACAAAATTTTGGCTTTCAATTTCGCTTTCTCTTTTACGATCTTCTTGATTTACGTTTTTTgtaatggttttttttttctcttggAATTTATTACGATTTCAAAACTTttctgttttcgttttcaattaaGAATTATtcgagatagagagagagagatttGTTGGAACTTTtggtttgatttgatttgatttgaattgattgattgatttgatctgaatttgatttgttgcaaaaaaacttCCCAACTACTTACTGCTGGCATAAGTTGATCTGTACTTCTGACGCGAGTCACCTTGTTTTTGGTAATCATCTTCTTGACGCACGTCTCCACCTGGACGTTCCACTTCATGAAGGCCACGTAGCCGATGTAGATGGTGAACAGGATGAGGGCCTCCCACCAGAAGATGCGGTTATCCCGGAAGAAGTAGATCAGCACCAGCAAACTGATGCTGTAGAACGAGCAGTCGCGGAACAAAGGCCACCAGGTGAGCGACAGGACCGTCTTGGAGAAGAGCGCGCACATTCCGATCACAAACAGGATGTTGAACACGGCGGAGCCAACGATCGTACCAATGCCCACATCATCGAACGACACGAAAACGCCAATCACACTGGTGAAGAGCTCGGGGGCACTGCCACCCGCCGCCATAAACGTCGCGCCGGCCACATCGTCCGTGATGCCGAGCTTTTCAATGATTACGTCAAGGGAAGGCACGAAGAATTCATCACAGACAATGGCCAGCGCCACAAACATATAGATCACCCCAATGATGTGCAGGATGACAGCGCCGTTCTCAAGCTGTTCTTTCGTGAATAGATCTTTTGGGAATAGTGGCGTTTTCGTGGTGGTCGAGTTATCGTTGTGCGTGTCTGCAAGAATATAGGCGAATAAATGGATTAGACCTTGAATTGAAAAGTGCTTAAGTTTAGTCCTTGGCTTTGCTACACttcctttgttgttgttcaagaaacgttttcattttattctcGAAAACAACAATTGAAAGAGATAATTGAATCAAACAAATTCCAGTGAATTGATatggaaataaaaacgaatATGCGGAGAACCATGCAATGGTCTTGAATGCAACAAAACAGAATAATGTGTGAATTTCTGATTTCAACTGTAATTAAAtcacaataaaataaattaaatcagTTGTGATTGCTGGAAATCTCTCTCTGTGGGGAAAGTGAATAAAAATAGTTGGACTGGTAATGTTATTTTCGAGGAATTTTCCATCGCGGTGTTATGCAAAATAATCCGTTAGCTACTGCTGATGAATTTATATGAATAATAATGTGTGGTTTCAAACTATGGCTTCAAATcaaactaataaataattttttcacGATTCTGTGATTATTATTAGCTATGCGACTGACGAATTTGTCATTTTGTCGTCTGCCATTCTGACCTTTTCGATTGCTACCTGTCTATATAGTAAGTATCTCTatcgatgcgatgcgatgcgatctAGCCATCCCCAATTAGACATCCTCAATTAAGTGGCTCGACCTTTTGGAAATCGCTGGTAAAAGTCCCTTGTCGCATGCGGCGTCTTTGGTGTGCGATTTTCATGGCAATTATTTGCAAATTATGCAGCGCGTTTTGcaacaattaacaaattgcACTTATTCGCCGCCGACTTCAGCAATCCAACTTGCTCACtctgacgatgatgatgatgatgttgatgttgatgttgatggtAAATGTTTGCAATGTAAATGTTTAACAATCATTTGCACTGTGAGCAATCATTTTGGCGCGTGTGCCAAGTAAATAATTAACGCGACTTTAATCGTTCGTGGACTGATCACAGCTCCACTGATTCATGTCATTCACATAGTTCTAATAAGTCAGTGTCGGTATCTGTGTGTGGCTGCCACCAAAAGCAGTATAAATCATCTTGGGATTTGTATCTTGAATCTCACTTAGTAGTAAACCCATTCAAGGTTTTTTAGAGGGAAAGGGTTACAATGTCACAATGAACTATGTATGTTAGTAATGATATTTCAAAATGTCAGCGGATAGTTATTTAGATATTTTAGgaacttttaaatattttattcatttatataGGAATTTATAtaatgatatatatttttgcgcCAGAGAACCCTATTTCCTACGCCTCTGATGTAGAGTCGGGATTGACTCACTTTGTTTTCAATTCGAGAAGATAGATTGAACGGTTAGACGGACAGCAAAGAAATTTGCTCTATAACCGGTTTCAGACAGACAGATAGTCGGCTATTTGCATGCAGTTAACGGGCCCCACCGCACCACACCCACTCGACCCACCCACTTTCTGTGGGGGCGATGGGCGTTGGGCGGTACAACATCGAGCGTGAGCCACAAGTGAATGATTCTTATGAATCACTGGGCAAATGCTTAATGAGTGACGACGGTGTCACTCGAATCTGATTTAATTCAATCGCCTGCAAAAAGGGTTGCGGACATTTGGTAgcttatatgtacatatgtacataagtacatatacatatgtgggTGGCTTTGGCCCACTCTTAACACCCGATTTGAAGTGGTTGCCCTGCATATCGAACTGGAACATCCGGACACTCGAAACATATAAATGAGCAGACTTTCTGATGGGTTACTCATGCAGTTATGAGTTGGTCAATGGTCTTGAGGCACTGCGAAAGCTATTGAGACCAATTAAAATCGGTAGAAATTGGCTCAAAAATGCagaaatatatacacaaatacCAAATATAGCTACGTGTCATTTAAGAAGTTACCTCACTGATTGTATAGTAATTAAGTCGAAAGATAAGCTAAACCAAGTTCTCATACGTGATGCAGACTGAATCTTTTCGGTGAGGTTTTGATAAATGTTTATCTTATCTGTCAGAAAAAGTgcaattgatttaattaagtGCTATTCAAACATTGCCTTATTTAACTGGCATGTAAATATAAACCACTAATGCCTTGAACACGTAAttccataaatataataatgaaaataaaactatCTCAAATAACAGTTggtaaattataaaaaaatgcaTGTTCCCTACAGGTGTTAAAAAATCTCGAATTAATAATTAAAGACTTTTGCATAGCAATGATTACGCCATCGAATcattatatataaatgaaaatattccaTCTATGGAGCCAACACGAGCCCCTCGAAGTTGAGCTGGTCATCAAATTGTTATTGGTTCACTTGCTGAAGGTAACTAAATAATGactattaaatattatttattatttattgtatctGATTGTTTATTGTCCATGTGGGCGTCTGCCTCTCAGTTTGCCACATGCTCGCCACATAAAATACTTCATCAGGGGGCGAAGGGAAACCAGTTCCGAGTGCCGCAAATGAAATGCCACAATTTTACTAAGCGATTGCAGTGGTCGTGAGCTCAGAAAGCACCAGACTTCAGACGGTAGAGATGGCATCGTGACCAATCTCGAAAGTAATTAGCATTCGAAATGAAACAAGTTTCTAGTTCTACTGCCTGCACATTCAATCGTAGAAGTGGAAATCtcattaaaaaagtttttttatttttatcacaCTACTTTTGAAGACTACATTTGATGATGTCATTCAACAGCTGAGCTTGAGTTAAGTCAAAACAAAGAAACACATCAGATAAGAAAAGTTGAAGAAGATAAACATATATGGGGCTTAAAAGTTTGGAGTTTGCAAATTGAAGCCATAGAAATGACATTTATTGAATATTTAGCTCTAAAGTTTCGTTATAATATTCAACCATCGACAAGTGCGAGGATAGCAGTTACTTTATGCTAACCTAAGGTTTCTTAGTGGGATCAACTCTACTGCTGGAACCTCACGACCCCATCCACATGTGGGATTCGAgcccactcacacactcacagcGGATACGTGATATGCGTCATGCGAACGAGACGCGTTGTTTACGGAGCAAGCGAAGTCGTAACCAGAGAACAAAGCCACATCAGAATGCTCTGCGGCTGTCGCCGCACTCGCAGTGCGAATTCGCAATCAGTTCGCAAGTGGGAACCGATTCATTCAGATGGCAGCCGCAGTAGTCCAAAGTTTCGGCCAGGAGGAGCTCTTCGTCAGCCGGGCCACAATTCAGTTGCAGTTGCCCCAGGGCGGAGCCAGTTCGCCCATCTTCGAGTGGCGCACACAggtggccacgcccacgtcTGCCGCTGATCCCGCCCACGAGGAGAAGTGCATTAGTGGGCACCAGAGCACGGaagctgccacgcccaagAGCAATATCTACACGCCCCCACGAATCCTGGGCACGGAGGCGAAGCGCAAGAATCTGCCCCAAACGTTGAGCAATTTCTTCGAGGCGGAGCGCTACTCCAGCGCCTGGAATCGCGTGACCAAATAGGCTGCTCTTCCAGTCCCAATCCGAGTTCCAATCCCGAAAACCAAACGAAGGGAGGCCTAATCGATTAACCCATTAAGTGGCAAGAGCTGCAGGATAGTGAAATTCCATTCCGTTGCCAAAAATTCATGCCCCAAAATTGCTTACCGGATTCGGGAGTCGGAATGGGAGGATAGAAATGGCTGCCCAGGGCTAAACCAACTATGTATATAAGCATCCCATGAATATTTATGTGCCACCCTCCTGTACCCTGATAATGCAATAAAAGTATTATTTGATAGATAAAGCGGAATTCTCTGAGCAATGTCGCCCTCCCAAGGGGTTAAACTTCATTAGGGTCCGATAAGCAGGGGCCCAAATGACTTTGGGACTTGTTGGCGGATTTTCAGCTTTCTGCTACGTCATCAGTGTGCATAAATCACGGCTGAACAAACGCACGAAAATTACAGGGAGTCAAAGAAAAATCGCACGCCTCGCCGGAAGTTCATTATGGTAGCTCAAAGCGGAAGTGCCagctacacacacacaaacacacactcatacTAAGAAAACTGGTGTCCGCGCGTTTTCACGCTCTCTGACCCGCGGAAAAGCGGGCACCTGCCGTGAAAGCACCTGCTAATTTATCAGAGAGACAGCGCCCTGTGGCACGGGCCAAAACGCTCCACCGAGAGCGGCCAGAGTTTCAAGGTGGCTGGCGAATCGATTAGCCAGCCAAACAGCGAAGCAGCTAAACAGCCAAAATCAGAGCAAGCCAAACGTGCAATGCACATGCAAGCCATCGCCAGCGGCAAGAGCTGAGccacactgcgagaaaatatCACTTGGATTAGTCACCACTGCGATAACAGCAGCTATTTGTTGTCATTTATGTGGCAGTAAACCCCAACAGAATAGCCCTATCATTAGTATGTGaatcatttttaaattcaGTAATAAGcaagaaaaattattttaattgtataCTCTGATAACGATACGATGACAATGGATTGTTCAACTATTGCCGTTAaatgttaatatttatatttttaattaaaacagatcaACTTGTATCgcgtttctctcagtgcatgCAGGGTTGTCAAGTGGCTGTTGAATCAATGCAGGCTGCGAGAAGAGCCTCGTTCGTCCTGGCGCAGTGTGCCCAATACGCGGAGCGGGTGGAGGCGATTctgaatgtgaatgtggatgtggatgggggCTGAAGCTCTTAAGGATTGCCATAGAAGGTTTATCACGGCTATGAGCAGCTGTCAATGAAGGTTGCTCGTTGGCGTTTCTTGCCACCTTCAAAAGTTACAGCGAGGCGGCCATAACTTGGCACAGTTTCGGGCCCAaagcaaacacacatacacatggaCGTACAGATACACACCTACACACATGAGGGGGCCATGTTTTAGCTAATCAAAAGCAGCTCTATCCCCAGGGCGAAACCGATGTGGACCAAGCCCAAAGTGCCAACATTATAATGCTATGTGCTTGACCCAATTTCGCAGAGAGCTATACCCCCGAAAATCGGACTGGGAAACCTTTAATTTAATGGGAAATGTTTCTTAAActaattttcgcatttatgAATTTATAGCACTTGCTTAAGTTTGTCGACACTATAACATTAAAAAATCTTAGAGCAACTTCGTATTCTCTGCTTGTTACGACAAGTAGGTACTTGAAAGTTAAGAATCATTAAAAGCATGTGTTGAATATGAGCTTGGGTTATTAACTTTGGAGTATCCCATGAAAAacccatatacatataaaaaaggTATTCCAGAAAGTTAACGTTTAATTTGATGAGTCAACAAAGGTTTTTCTTTGATCAAAATagttattaaaaacaattggGGCTTGCACACCTTTATCCATTTTTCGTTTCTATTAAAACGTTTAGTTATGTGGAAACCTGTAATAAATCAACGTATCTTTGTGATTTTCTACAAATTTACAAGTCAACTATtggtaataataaataacacaAAAGTTTCGAATCAgaaaacatacataaatagctTTCTTGACTAATCTAATTTGTAGGAGACATAATCTCTTTAGTAATACTCACTAGACATCGATTCATATCTCTTACTAATTTGCgattaatttgttttcagGCAGTTAAAGCTAGTCATAAATATCTTGAATTCGTTTCACCTCGCGATATTAACataatgaaaacaaacaaaattcgaGATCAACTATGTTTTCATAGTATTCGAGAAAGATTTGCTTACGCAGTTCGCTGTGAATGACACTCGATACCGTTGTGCGAGATTGCATTTGCTAACCGGTTTTCTAAGACTTCGACCACAAAACCCCGGATGGCATGAATCATGCGCACGATAAGGGCGATTCATTGATATCCAAGTGGCAGTACGTGATTCATTTGTGACTTGGATCCAAGGCGGGATACCCAATCCTGTGGGTTTAGCTCACCTGAGCTGACTCAGTTGCAGCTGGGAGTGAAATGAATGCCGAATCGGAGCCGCCAGACAGGAGGGGGGCAATTAGTGGCCACAAGGATGTTAAGAACACTGGCCATGGGTGGCGCTTGTGTCCGAAGGGGGAGGATATGTCAATAATTAAAAAGGCGGCCAAATGTTGTCATTTCAGCTAGAACCGAAAAGCCCAGCGAAAGCACAGCGACACAGAAAAATACATAGtagtgaacaaaaaaaaaaaagaaatggctTGGAGGCAGGAAGGAAACAAACTTCCTGCCACCCACACTAGCGCTTTTTTGTGCTTCTGTTGGTTGAGTTTTTCATCGTCTCTCTCGTGGCTTTTAGCATGCAACTCACACGTCCTTGCCAGGACGctattgttgatgttgttgtttttgttgttgctgctgctgttgttggcaTTTTGATTTATCGATTTAAATTTCTGTGTTTAAGGCGCTGTGCGTGCTCGTTGTGCTGCCTTCAATTTCGTGGCTTCTAGTCTCGGACTTTTCCGCTGCCGCCATTTCGTTTTCGCTTTTCGGGGGTTTTCCAgcttttctgcttttcttCTTCCGTTTGTGTTTCTGTTACTGtctttgtatttttgtatttctcaatcatttttcaaaatgtttgcccacACTCAAACATACAAGCGCACACACagccgcaaaaagttaaaccAAGTTTTTGGCCGCCTGCCGTTTAGGTCGAGGTCTTTACTTAACTTTATATTCTCCTTccttttgcttgtttttttatttccttttttttcaggGTCTGTCCCGAGCCACCCACTCACCCACACTCACCCACAAAACGCCGACGTTGAGAGCCTGAAACGTCGTTAACAGCCACGTTTGCGTGTGCTGGCtcaagcgcacacacacacacacacacgcacacacacaacctCGCGCACTAGCTCACATACTTATACTATATTTCAACCAAGagtgtgtgtatttttgttgttattataCGGAGAGCGCGCTCGCAATTTGGGTCGATGGTAAAAtagaaaagccaaaagcaaggcaaatacacacactcacacaaccATACACACTGTCAGGAATTTCTATAtgtacctacatatatataaatatatatataaaatttcgAACAAAGGTCGCTGAAGAGAAGACCAGTGCACATTTATATAGAGGTAagtacatacgtacatataaataaacgtacatatgtatatgtttgtatgtatgtatgtatgtgcgcGGGTGACCTGAGTTATGTTCCCTCGTCTGTCTGCATTATTTTTCACTGTGTGTACGTCCTCCGCCGCTTTTTTCGTGGACTTTTTCCCGCTAGTTTCATGTTAATTGCTCGTGGCCCGTCGCTTGTTCCAGCAATCTGCGTTAATTTTAAAGCCTGATTTACACACAACAAACGCTGTACTGAATGTAGTTGCACTTGTACTTGCGCAATTGCGGATTGCAGTTTTTTTAATTCGCAGGACACGTCCCGCCTTCGAGTAGTTTTGTGTGTCACGAGTGCTCCGATTTGGTGGGGGTTTATTTGCTTGTGCGGATGGTCGGGAACTGGAGGAATGGAATTAAATGGAATGGGTGGCCcgaaaaggcaaacaaagcgCTGGATTGGATGGGATTTACCGCGTTGGCTTATCGAGGCTTGACATCATCAACATCCATACCCATCCGGAGATTTGTCCGTTGACATCGTACCCTCTCcgttttatttaaacaaaggAGTCAACTCTAGTCGATCACATCCTTTTTGCCCCGAAACTTTTccagcagcggcagccacTTTGTGACAGGACTTGGCTCGGTTGAGTCATTAAAATGAGAAATGGCTCCGGGCTCCGTGTGCAATGTTGGGCTTaattgttggccaaaatgtgACTGCGCCGCTTACGGGAGCAGAAACACAGTCGCCGTGGACAGGCTGGCTGAATCAGGGGCATAAGGTAGAAAGGTTGCTGGGGCGCAAAAGGTTGCAAAGGTGCAGAATGTGGTGGCAAGAGCAGCAGCTTGACTTTCGCTAATGTGGCGCAGcaaggtatatatatatctatatatatatatttattcacaTATGTGAATGTTTGCTGGGCGCACATTAACACGCTCTGTGGTGCAtacagaaaaaatatatatttcatcgTCCAACTGCAGACAGTTGTTCCATTATGTTCATTTGCAGTCGCTTATGCTGCGGCCAGGATAATTTATGTTATGCCATATTCCGTATACGCAACGCATACGAGTTTTACGGAAATTACTGTGGTTCTTTCGCCTCAGTGGCGGGCACTTCAGGCATTGCGTTACGTATACGAAGTGTAAGCACATaaatatcactcatacgcagtgtggtTGCAAAATAATTGCCATAGATCCGAACACCGTTAACATCTTAACATCGTTCCTGTTTACAATGCCAACGGAAAGTTATAGTAAATATCAAAAGAACTTATCTAACAAACATTTTGTAGTCTTCTTGTTGTTAAAGTAAGAAAGCTTTGTgaatgcatatgtatatatgaatgtatatGTTAATTCAAATTGCGTGTGTGGGCGAAACAAATATGTACCTGCATCCCCATTAAACATTTGTCTGATTCCGCGCCTTGAACTTTTACCCGCTATCATTTCTCAGCACTCACACCCGATTCCAAGTCATCGATGCCCCATGCAaggcaaattcaatttgtctTCGCTGAAAAGTTTAACGCTGGGATCCGCCCAGCTGAAAACTTCTCGCCCCTCGAAATTGAAAGGCTCATTTAAATACGAATGCCATTAGTCAAGCagcacccacacacccacGTTCGGATGCAAAATTCCACATATGCGCAGGAATGACTTGGGATGGTATTAAAAAACCAGAGTAGGAAGGAGACTCACCATTGATACCACGTTGATTGCCTGCATTATCCTCATCGGAGCCGGGCACTGCATTGGAATTGAGCTCCGGATCCTGTTCCTGGTCCTCCTCAAGGCCAAACATCTGCTCCCCGGACTGAAAGGGGTACATGATCTCGGCCTCGTCCTCGCCGGACGTTTGGGATGGGGCGCCCACTCCGCCCAGGACATCGTTGTGGTTCTGGTTCTGATTtgggctgttgctgttgctgccaccgAAATGCTGCTTGGCCGGCCTGGGCTTGGCGGCATCTCCGAGACCCAATCCCTGGGTGGTTAGGCAGAGCAGCAGGATGCTGTAGATCGGCAGGCGGAGGCAGCGGCGACTTCTGCAGCGACTGCGGCTACTTGGGTGGAGCAATTGCTCCGCGGAGGCACCACGAGATGATGTTGCAGATGCTGCAGATGTTGCTGGTAGCTGCGCTGCTGTTCTGCTTCTTGTCTTTGCTttcgttattgttgttgctgatattgtttttaatgttaataataCTAAGCgcttgaaaatatttacacactCGTCCAGTATCGTAGCTTGGTGTTGCTTGTTCATTGCCAGGTCACTGGGGGCGTGGCCTCGTAGGCGCCCCCTCCGCCGGCGACTATTGAAGTCTATcgttgtgctgctgctgcggctgcggcCTGCGGACAACATGTCGTCGCTGTGGCACcaagtgttgctgctgttgcggcttgctgttgctgctgttgcagttgttgcagttgttgatgctgctgttgctgttgcagttgctgctgctaagGCTCCATGATCTTTAGCTGCGGCTTTCCGAAGCAGCTCCTGGACCGCTGCTCCAcccactgctgctgttgcgatTGCTGGTTGCTGcctctgctgttgctgtttgctgCATGTTGTTGGCTGCAACATTGGACCCGTTGGATTAATGTTGTTGGTTGGTTACTTGTTTGATcggtttgtttggtttgttggtttgttgGCTTGGTGTTATGTCGATTCACTTGCAAAACCGTTTGTTGTCGTTGTACGCTTTTGATTAGACTGAGTTTAGGTTACAGTTTCTCGCTTGCTGTCAGATCTAAGCGATTCATTTGTATCACACAACTTTATATATACACtatacataaataacaattaacaCGGAACGGAGAGAGCGGAGAAATTGGGAGCGGGCGCGGTTGCTgttgcggatgcggatgcggattcAGGTTGCTGTTTccgctggtgttgctgctacATCCGCTGCTGGCGAGGCTAACAGGAGCCTcggcatttccatttccacggGGCGCGCTATTCCCCTAGATTTTCACACACCCCCGCCTCTTGTGGTATTTTTCACGCCACCTTTTTTCAGGCTTTTCCGTTTCACTTCACGGCTCCCTCACGGCTACtgtgccactgctgctgctgctgctgctgctgctgctgctgctattcCTGGCCATTTGTCTGaggcttttccgcttttccgacGCGGTCTGCCCCTGTGTGCGTGCCCGAGTGTGGAAAAGTTTCCCTGAGTGGCCGCTGCGAAAGCTGGAGCTAAATCTCGGTATCGGTAGCAGTGTCGGTCTGCAGCTGGGCTACATCACGCTGCGCACTCTGCTGGCGTTGTGAGCGCTGGCTGCCTGAGCCTCTTTTTGAGCCTGGCCAGGAGTTGGGCTGGAAAACCGACAGCCAACGACGGCCGAGGACCGAACCAAGACCGACCAGGATGCGAGCCTGGAAGCTCGGCTTTCCGTTCCAAAACTGCTTGAGGAGTGAGGGAGAGAGTACTGCTGCGCCTGCGTCgcttttgtttacattttcgAAGGCTTCGCTCGATGACTGTTAAGGCTCAAAGGATGCCTGTCTGTGGAAAGAAAGTGGCAAGGATAtagtttaatttgtttaaaaaatatttaagctaTTTTGTGATCCTCACAAGCTAAATAGTTTGCTCTACAAACTGATTTCTAATTCATTAATTATTCACAATATTTCATTCACACAATGTTGTTATCAAAaaccaatttttatttttccatgtatcaaatgaaaagttggcttaaaaaataaaaaaaattattctaATTATCCGATTTGCTTTGTACCATtgaacaaaataaatagatgAAATATTTAGGCGTAATTTTTAGTCaactaaaaacaaatgaacaaattttattaagtaatataaagtaaattaaaaatatataattaaaacatttatagttctgttacaaatatttttataattttgatttttgtgctagaaaataaaattaaataaattaaaccaTTTGCAAACTTTGTATAGTTTTAAGAGAAGCAGTTGGTTGGTTCTTATGCTCGTAACCAAAAAGCGTAAGATTTCTTAACAAAATCATTGCAAGCTCTCTTGGTCAACTTTTctctttgccattttccaggctctctctctctctggtGCTCAATTTTCCGCACTCTCTATCGCAATTTTCCTGTCCCTCTCTGGATGCCGCTTATCTGCTAGGCCTTATCGCTTTTCTCACGgctttttctttgcttttgctttcgtttgctgctgtgtttgttgttttagcTTACGCTTACAATTTTTACTTTCATTTAGGTTTAGTAGGTGACTCGCCACACACCCACCCCCGCCCACTTTCCCATTTCCCCGCCCACCgagcgtttttttttactgctTCTGGCTGAATGTGCGGTTATGTTCATTGTTATGCTTTGAGTAGCTCCCGCTGCTTCTAGTCCTAGTCCTTTCTTTCTCCTGCTAATCCTGCCCATCCCCGCTGGCCCATCCGCTGCTTTTTGTCCTTTTTCCACTGTTATTTTTAGCCGTAGGCCAGAGTTTGTCCAAGAATTCAACGGTGCGgctttgttattaattatgtttttCCCCCGCTATGTTTtatgtgttgttttttttttttagaaaattgCGTAACATTTTTGCGCTTTCTTTGCTTTACATAATTGCCCCCTCAATTTAAAGAAAGCAACGGacatttgatattttttctatAGTTCAGTTTTAGAGACTTTTTTGGATTTGTCTCGTGAACGTAGCAATAATATTGCAAGTTTGTATAGAAGACTTTAAACCATTACTTTTTTACAACAAAAGCCACAGCCGTAAGATATGCAAAGCAATGCAGAAATCTATGCTCTTTCATATGACCGTATTAACTTAGACTtgtactttttattttattaaagccAATAAAAGTTATCATTTAATCGCAGAAAAGCAGCGCTTTTATATAATTTGCACAAGCTATTTTACAAAAGGAGTCAGCTGGTAAGCATCGTAAAATCCACCTAAGAGCCCATTAGTCGCTGTTTAAGCCAAGCCAAAAAGAAGGGGGGCAAATGGAAACTCCTGGCTAATTGTTATATCATTTGCTGGGCAATTTTAAAGGGGTGGGGTCGCTTTAAGAACGGGGTCGAATCCTCGTGACTGCCGAAAGTCTGACTGTTAAATTTTCTTCTTGACTTGACcagtcgaaaaaaaagaaggcaacCTGAAAGCATGAAGAAActctgcacacacacacacacacacacacagcacactCACagatacacgcacacacacacacaaggcAGAGGCAACGTTTTGACCTCTTTATGAAAAAGGCCTCAAGCACGAGAAGGCTCAGACTCACACACACCAACGCACAACAAGCACGAACGGGGCTGCCATTAGTGTTTCTGCACTCACACAGACGACCGAAAAAACGCTTTGCCTCGGCCGCCTCAGCCCCCCTCATTCGCCCCAtcatttttgtggctttttatTGCTTGATTATATAAAAATTGGCTTTTGTATATCATATTTTGTTCACCGTTGCGGCAATTCGTTCATTTCATCTCCCTCAAGTACGCCCGGATGATTGGGGCACTTTCGATTCCTGAGGTGAGCTTTTTCGATTTGGCTTAAGTTTTCCCTTTGATTTCAAACTGCAATCAATTTGCCA
The sequence above is a segment of the Drosophila melanogaster chromosome 2L genome. Coding sequences within it:
- the Nckx30C gene encoding Nckx30C, isoform B, which encodes MLQPTTCSKQQQQRQQPAIATAAVGGAAVQELLRKAAAKDHGALAAATATATAASTTATTATAATASRNSSNTWCHSDDMLSAGRSRSSSTTIDFNSRRRRGRLRGHAPSDLAMNKQHQATILDECVNIFKRLVLLTLKTISATTITKAKTRSRTAAQLPATSAASATSSRGASAEQLLHPSSRSRCRSRRCLRLPIYSILLLCLTTQGLGLGDAAKPRPAKQHFGGSNSNSPNQNQNHNDVLGGVGAPSQTSGEDEAEIMYPFQSGEQMFGLEEDQEQDPELNSNAVPGSDEDNAGNQRGINDTHNDNSTTTKTPLFPKDLFTKEQLENGAVILHIIGVIYMFVALAIVCDEFFVPSLDVIIEKLGITDDVAGATFMAAGGSAPELFTSVIGVFVSFDDVGIGTIVGSAVFNILFVIGMCALFSKTVLSLTWWPLFRDCSFYSISLLVLIYFFRDNRIFWWEALILFTIYIGYVAFMKWNVQVETCVKKMITKNKVTRVRSTDQLMPAGNAANSSETSMATQPGGSVTSRAASETRSGPPGSSNAGATGNSSGGGGTSGSTQTGAKFRHGLLQLMIHTIDPLHDGKVDEKATQLHAIASLKVLLDATKPQRGGATTSAANHVKINLKETTLADRPNGNIDTTLDSAPEIEDEPEPLSMAWPDTARKRLTYVLVAPLLVPMWLTLPDTRTPRGKRFFPVTFIGSIVWIAAFSYLMVWWANVAGDTARIPPEVMGLTFLAAGTSIPDLITSVIVARKGFGDMAVSSSVGSNIFDVTVGLPIPWLLYGIIYGAPVEVNSVGMVCSITILFMMLVFVVMSIACFRWRMNKGLGFTMFLLYFAFVAVSLMFEYDVITCPF
- the Nckx30C gene encoding Nckx30C, isoform D; its protein translation is MLQPTTCSKQQQQRQQPAIATAAVGGAAVQELLRKAAAKDHGALAAATATATAASTTATTATAATASRNSSNTWCHSDDMLSAGRSRSSSTTIDFNSRRRRGRLRGHAPSDLAMNKQHQATILDECVNIFKRLVLLTLKTISATTITKAKTRSRTAAQLPATSAASATSSRGASAEQLLHPSSRSRCRSRRCLRLPIYSILLLCLTTQGLGLGDAAKPRPAKQHFGGSNSNSPNQNQNHNDVLGGVGAPSQTSGEDEAEIMYPFQSGEQMFGLEEDQEQDPELNSNAVPGSDEDNAGNQRGINDTHNDNSTTTKTPLFPKDLFTKEQLENGAVILHIIGVIYMFVALAIVCDEFFVPSLDVIIEKLGITDDVAGATFMAAGGSAPELFTSVIGVFVSFDDVGIGTIVGSAVFNILFVIGMCALFSKTVLSLTWWPLFRDCSFYSISLLVLIYFFRDNRIFWWEALILFTIYIGYVAFMKWNVQVETCVKKMITKNKVTRVRSTDQLMPAGNAANSSETSMATQPGGSVTSRAASETRSGPPGSSNAGATGNSSGGGGTSGSTQTGAKFRHGLLQLMIHTIDPLHDGKVDEKATQLHAIASLKVLLDATKPQRGGATTSAANHVKINLKETTLADRPNGNIDTTLDSPSLSGRRPSWIEQRVKIQTRKFSIKAPEIEDEPEPLSMAWPDTARKRLTYVLVAPLLVPMWLTLPDTRTPRGKRFFPVTFIGSIVWIAAFSYLMVWWANVAGDTARIPPEVMGLTFLAAGTSIPDLITSVIVARKGFGDMAVSSSVGSNIFDVTVGLPIPWLLYGIIYGAPVEVNSVGMVCSITILFMMLVFVVMSIACFRWRMNKGLGFTMFLLYFAFVAVSLMFEYDVITCPF